AAAAACAATATAGTTCTTGCTTGTAGTCATAGTAGCTTAAACCCTGGACACTCTCCTTTTGAAAAAGAGTTAAAAAAACATTTCCATGAAAAACTTGTATTTGGAACAAGTTTAAGTGAAGCAAAGACAGCACTTTTTTGGCTTAATACAGAGTTTAAAGAGTATGATACTCCTTTATATTCAAATGATATAAATATAAGAAAAAGTAGATATACCCTAAGTAATTTGTCCAATGTTAAAAATCTTCCAATAGGAGATTTAAGTTTAAAAGAGCTTTTAGAAGCAGATGAAAAAAAACCAATATCTCATAAAATAGATGGAAAAGAGGTTTTAACTTGGGTTATAAACCTAAGTCCTAATGCAAAGAACAATAGATATTTTATTTTAATCCATAGTATAAATAAAGAAGAGATAATAAATAAAAATAGTGAAGATATTATTGTTTTACTAAATGAAACTCTACTTACTATTGCAATTAGTTTTTTATTGATTCTATTTTTATTTAGAAGGATATTAAAAAATATTGACAAAATTACAAGAGCTGCAATAGAGGTAAATCAAGGTAAAAAAAATATAAGAAGTAGGGTTAATGGTGATGATGATATTGGTATCTTAGGTCATGCTTTTGATTCTATGTTAGAGCTTTTTGAAAATAATATTAAAACCTTAGATAAAAAAGTTGAAGAGAAAACAAAAGAGATAACAAGATCACTAGAAGAAAAAGAGTTACTTTTAAAAGAGATTCACCATAGAGTTAAAAACAATCTTGCTTTAACAATTGGTTTGATTGAACTTCAAGAAGAAGATGTACAAGATGAAAAAACAAGAAAAGTTCTAAAAGATATTCAAGAAAGAATTTTTACAATGGAACTTTTACATAGAAAACTTTATGAATCTGAAAATATAAATGATATACCTTTTAAAACCTATGTAAAAGATTTAGTATCAACAATAGCTCACTCTTATGATATGAACAATAAAGTAGCTGTTTCAATTAAAATGGAAGAGATAAAATTAAATATAGAAAAAGCTATGCCTTGTGGTTTGATTTTAAATGAGTTAATAACAAACTCTTTCAAATATGCATTTTGTAAAAATGAAGAGGCAAAGTTAGATATAGAGATTACAAAAGATAAAGAGACTTTAATTATGAGTGTAAAAGATAATGGTAAAGGTTTAGAAGGTGAATTTGATGAACTTCATACTAAAACATTAGGATTAAAACTTATAAATACTATTGTTAGATTTCAGCTTTTTGGTTTTATTGATTATATTTATGATGAAGGTGCAAAGTTTATTATAAAAGCAAAAGTAGAAGATATATAGACCTTAGCCTATATATCTTTTTCTTGCACTATCTTTGATTTTTTCTACATCAACTAAAATAAAACCATCTAAACAATCTGAGAAATCAGGGTCAACATTAAATCCTAAAAATTTAACACCACCTTCTTCACAAATATCTGAGTACTGTTTAAATAGTGTAGGAACCGCAACTCCAATACTATTTAGACTTGATTTTAAAATTTTAAAGTCCTCTTTTCTACTTTTATATTCAAAGATTGACCTTAAATCTAAACTATGAGAAGAGTATTGATATGGTATTTTTGCTTCAACCATCTCTTCATCATTTGCATAGTAGTATGAGTAGTGAAATACCATTAAGTCTTTTGCTGCACTCGGGAAATTTCCTGAGATTGATACTGGACCAAACATATATTTTATTTCAGGATGATTTTTTAAATATGCTCCAATTCCATACCAAAGATAGTCTAAGGCTCTTGTTCCCCAATATTTTGGTTGTACAAAACTTCTTCCAAGCTCTATTGAGTCTTTTAAATATGGAATAAATCTATTGTTATATTTAAACAAAGTATTAGAGTAAAAACCTTTTACCCCAAGGTTTTCATTGATAAATTTACCATTTCCTATTCTATATGAGCCAACTATCTCTAAGTCATTTTCATCCCAAAGAATGATGTGTTGATAATAAATATCATACTTATCTGTATCTCTTTTTTTGTTTATACCTTCACCAACTTTTCTAAAAGATAGTTCCCTTAGTCTTCCTAACTCTTTTAAAACTACAGAATCCTCTTCATAATCATAAAGGTAGATTTTTTTGCCATCTTTTGTTTCACCTATTAGCTTTGACTTTTTAAGCTCTTTTATAATGTCCTCTTTTTTCTGAGGATGAGCAATAGCTTTTTGTGTTTCAAAGAATGACTTTTTGCCTTTTTTTAGAGCATATAGATGCTTTTTATAAATATTTACAAGATACTTCTTATCTAAACCTTTTGGTTTGATATTCTCATTTGGAATAATCTGTCCTATCTTTATATTTATATTTGTTGATTTCTTTTTAAACATCTCATGGGAAAGTAGAAGTGTTGAGAATGTCTTATTTAAAACCGACATAGTATAAAAAGTTTTAGAGTTTTTGCCACCAATAAAAATAGGTAAAATTGGAGCATTTGTATTTATTGCAAAATTTAAAAAACCTTTGTTCCAAGAAGGATCTTTTACTCCTTTTGCACTAGCACGGCTAACTTCTCCTGCTGGGAATATAATCACAGCTTCATCATTATTTAAAGCATTGTAAACTGATTGGATATCTTTTTTTGATTGTCTCATTTTATAGTTATCAATTGGAATGAAAAGTGATTTTAAAGCATCAATTCCAACTAAAAAATCATTTGCAACAATCTTTACATCAGTTCTAATTGTTCCAACAAGTTTTAATAAAGATAGTGCATCTAATCCTCCAAGTGGGTGGTTAGCAATAATTACTACTTTTCCAGTACTTGGAATGTTTTGTAAATCATTACTTGAAACTGTATAGTCAAAGTTAAAATAGTCTAATACAGCATCAACAAACTCAAAACCTTTTAGGTGTGAGTGTTTTTCTAAAAATTCATTTATTGAGTTTTCATGTACAACTTTTTTTGCAATGTTAATTAAAGATTTTTTCAAGAAGTTTGGGTTTTTATTTATATTTGGAAACTTCTTTGCTATCTCTTTTTGAACATCTATCATTTTTACTCCTTAGTTTGGAAATTTTAAAATAAATGCATTACAAATGAGTTACATGGTTTTATTTAAGTGGTTAC
The Arcobacter sp. F155 genome window above contains:
- a CDS encoding sensor histidine kinase, with protein sequence MARIFKLKNYSFTTKVIFSFFLMLIFIYGIRTALTIPKIHSENEKDVIEHITRTLMIIKNQFMIIGKSIGMQANLERELTQNKIANEFLQNEKLLNSFSKEELLSYLSKNEYIKGCSFQIENFDESKTYKEWTVRVKNNPSKAYRKQKTYHYNFPLDNKNNIVLACSHSSLNPGHSPFEKELKKHFHEKLVFGTSLSEAKTALFWLNTEFKEYDTPLYSNDINIRKSRYTLSNLSNVKNLPIGDLSLKELLEADEKKPISHKIDGKEVLTWVINLSPNAKNNRYFILIHSINKEEIINKNSEDIIVLLNETLLTIAISFLLILFLFRRILKNIDKITRAAIEVNQGKKNIRSRVNGDDDIGILGHAFDSMLELFENNIKTLDKKVEEKTKEITRSLEEKELLLKEIHHRVKNNLALTIGLIELQEEDVQDEKTRKVLKDIQERIFTMELLHRKLYESENINDIPFKTYVKDLVSTIAHSYDMNNKVAVSIKMEEIKLNIEKAMPCGLILNELITNSFKYAFCKNEEAKLDIEITKDKETLIMSVKDNGKGLEGEFDELHTKTLGLKLINTIVRFQLFGFIDYIYDEGAKFIIKAKVEDI
- a CDS encoding lysophospholipid acyltransferase family protein, yielding MIDVQKEIAKKFPNINKNPNFLKKSLINIAKKVVHENSINEFLEKHSHLKGFEFVDAVLDYFNFDYTVSSNDLQNIPSTGKVVIIANHPLGGLDALSLLKLVGTIRTDVKIVANDFLVGIDALKSLFIPIDNYKMRQSKKDIQSVYNALNNDEAVIIFPAGEVSRASAKGVKDPSWNKGFLNFAINTNAPILPIFIGGKNSKTFYTMSVLNKTFSTLLLSHEMFKKKSTNINIKIGQIIPNENIKPKGLDKKYLVNIYKKHLYALKKGKKSFFETQKAIAHPQKKEDIIKELKKSKLIGETKDGKKIYLYDYEEDSVVLKELGRLRELSFRKVGEGINKKRDTDKYDIYYQHIILWDENDLEIVGSYRIGNGKFINENLGVKGFYSNTLFKYNNRFIPYLKDSIELGRSFVQPKYWGTRALDYLWYGIGAYLKNHPEIKYMFGPVSISGNFPSAAKDLMVFHYSYYYANDEEMVEAKIPYQYSSHSLDLRSIFEYKSRKEDFKILKSSLNSIGVAVPTLFKQYSDICEEGGVKFLGFNVDPDFSDCLDGFILVDVEKIKDSARKRYIG